TCACCGGCACAGCAGTCTTCTATTTTGACGTCATACGTAGCGGCGTGCAGTAACGTAAGCCCCCTGTTTTTAATCGATCGATTTGTCGCGATGATATTATCGAGTACACGTTAGCGCGTATATGTTATGATACAAGTATCTGATTGCTTCAGCGCATGACGTCAAAGTCGAAGAGGACCGACGAGTTTATTATTGAGCGAGGTGAGGTTGATCTCGTCCTTTCGCTGTTCGCGTGCGCGTTCGGCGATCTTAAACGAATCGTCTCCAGTTCTTCGACAGATTTGCATGGTTTACTTCCGATGGCAACGGTACTTGTTCCGGTGAGATGTTACTTTCGAATAATACGCGATACGTACAGACACATAACGAAAAAGGACGAACGTGTCGAACGAAATACATAGAGATGTTTCTCGAGTCTCTTGATCGAAGCGACGACCCGATTAAAAGCGCGGAACGCACGCGCTTCCGCGGATAAAATTCTCGCACGTGTATatgtaatacatacatacatacatacatacatatatatatatatatatatatatatatatatatatgtaccatTTACATACCGGTATGTATAGTAAGCGCACACGCCGCTCGTGTTTAGGTCGTTATATACGGAAATTGCTTATATTGTCGCTCTATCCTTAGTATAATCACAGACATGGTTTCTACAATTGCTACGTACAACAGAGCCTTTTTCTCGTTTGACACCGAACACGATAGGTTCTCTTCCCCCTTCCTTCTTTTCACCTTCATTAGCCATCTTCGATCTTTCGTACTTGACTCGCACATCACGCACATCACGCACATCACGCTACTCACATGCACATacactcacacatacacacgtacatTCTTTCAAACGCAAACTCTCACCTCCATTCCTCGAAACACTCGGGAAAACTGAGAAAAATTGTCACGTATGACGAGATATTAAATCCAATTTGAATTTTATGGGCAAAAATTGAAATCCGTGGACAACGCGGATCTCGCTCTCATTATTAACGCGAGCGTATCGGTTCGTCAAGTAACGGTAATTGAAGAGATCTCGATGCCGCGGACACGAAGCAGACGCGTGATTAATCGAGCGAACTCGATTATTATTGCCGGAGCGGACGCGAGCGTTACGTGGTGTCGGGTgagcgtcgtcgtcgccgtcgtcgtcgtcgtcgtcgtcgtcgtcgtacaCACGCATGTTCTTCTACcattccctctttctctttctctcacggAATCATTCGCGCGGTCACTCCCGAAACATTCGGCGGAGAAACACATTCGCAGTCACACACCGTGTGCTACTCGCTATCCGAGACCGACTCTCCATAGTCACCCAAAACACGCCCGGGTGCCTGCCTTCCCGTGGATAAAATCACAGCAATTTTATACACCGTCGTGTTTTCTCCCGCTTTCTTCCATCTCCTCTCACGCGAAGGATATAATATACAATTCGTCAGTTATGTACACGCCCGAGGGCAACTTCGCTCCCCTTCCTCGCCCCCACGCGTGTACAGATGCTCTACATACATAAcgcttatatatatgtatatatgtacatataactCACGCGCTTTCGTGAAATTTGTACGTGTGTGTTGCGAGTATCTCGTGTACGTGTGTTGTGTATCATTCACATTCAAGACTACCGCTTGAGATTTCTATTGTCGAGAATACCTGTCGAATAGTTGAAAATACCTAAGATTCGTACTACTGACAGCCGTTTTCGAAAAATAGAAGTCGCAACTTTACATCGAATTTGATACTTTATTATCACGATACTGCCTTTTGTTAGGAATTGTTCGATAAAATCCATGGAATATACGTGAGAAAACGTGTTGTCAATTTAACGTGAATTAAACGAATTTTACAAATACTCGTGGAAAATGACGTTAACAAAGAATAAATTCGATGAATCGACATCAACGATCTTGACGTCTCACGATAGCAGGAGTCTTGACGAGTCCATCGCGTTTTGCTCAAGATTCGTTGATGCGTgactttaattttgtatgaaTGTATCACGAAAttttgtatatgtgtgtatgtgtgtgtgtatgtatgtatgtggcTCGGTGGTAATCTGCATTGACAATGCGAGGTTCGAGAAAATTCTCGACGATGAGAGTGGAGAACGATTGACTCTCATCCCATTTTTTATGGTTCTCAATTTTACGATCGTACAAACCGACGCGAAttggaaaatggaaaaattgGTTTATATACGTtgcaaaaatgattaatttttattgcaaattatccGACGTAAATCACGTTTACTTTCTCTTAAACACCCTAAATGACAAAACCACTCAACAGGATTGTATCACTCAGGATTTCATTCTTAGAAAAAGATGCGCATCTGCTTTTCACGAAAGATAGATTTGTAAGCTATCGTAAAGCGATCGATCGCCTCTCTTGTTTTCGCGTGTTGTAAATATTTGTCGGTGTGTACGAACCTTAATTCGAGATCCGACGGTGGCAAAAAGTACGTGGAAGAAAGACACTGATCGTTCGGGAGGATGCGAGAGACAGAGAAATCATGTatagagtatatatatatatatatatatatatatatatatatatatatatatatatatatatatgtgtgtgtgtgtgtgtgtgtgttttctGTATAAATGTCTGAGTACGGTTCCTTTACTCCCTCGAGAACGTAGGAAGGGCGATGAGGCTGGCTGGTCTTCGTTGTTCCTCCCTCGCGTGGCTACTGTCATCACGAGAGACACTCGGAGGTTACGCAGGTGGAGGAGGTACTGAGATCAATTAAATCGGCTGCTGAGAGAGCGCCGAGCTCGCTCCGTTTCTCTTCTCGTTGCGATGGCCGCGAGATCCTTTTTCCAACGGAAAAAGACTCGCCGATGGTGAGACGAGCGACGATGATGACGTTGAGGAGAATAGCGTCGGATGAAAAGGAAAATCGACTGGTCTGAGAGCGCTCCGATCCGTTTTTCGTCACTTTTTTCGCTCTTGCGAACCATTCTCACGACGACACAGATGTTTTCCGttgctctttctcttctctttcgaACGCGTTTGAATCACGCACAGACTAGTCGAAAACACGTTTCTTCTCTGCTCGAAGGTGCCTTTTCTTACTCATCCTCGAGATTCTTCACGCGCGAGAGAGGGGTCGGGAAGCGCGAGACTAGACTAGAATCGAGTTCGAGTCGACCGACGCGCGTGGACGAGCTCGCGTCTCCCGAAGGATGGACTCTCCCCGTGTAGCAGGAACTCGTTCGAAGGAGGGACGAGGCGCGACGAGGTGCGACGCTGCAGATCGCCGATGTGGATGACGGTGCtctgtttatacatttttttccttttccatagaagacgagagagagagatagatagatagagagagagagagagagagagaggaagggggcGGGAAGAAGAAAGGAGACGACGATGAAGGGTCGACTCTTCGctcgagaaagagaggaaaaagggAGAAGAATAAACGCAAGGAGAAACGCACGCACGTTTTGAGTCCACGAAAGGTTGAGCGCGCACGGACTTGCACAGTCCGACGCGATCACACGGGATATCACATATCACGAGATGCACGTGCGCTTAATAGATCATTTCGAGAACGTGGATGCGAGCGCGGCGACGAGTCCGGCGATTCAACTGGAGACGTACGCGGCGATTTGCTCGCTGAATTGCGTATGCTCCAGCAGCAGCGAGTCTTTGCAGCTCTCGaattgttgctgttgctgctgcaaCGGTGGCGGTGGCATAGTTGGCGTTGACTGATGCTGCTGCGTATGATGATGCTGGTGCTGATGTTGATGCTGGTGCTGGTGCTGTTGTTGATGTTGTTGCTGGGAGATCTCTTCCGTGTTCTCAACTTCGGTGCGCTCGTACAACACGCAGATAGAACCGTTCTCGCCGATTCTATACGACACTTCCGACGGGTCGATCCACATGGTCAGCTCGCTGGGGAACAGGCTGTGCAGGACGGTGGGCAGAAGGCCGACGTTCGCACCGGCCTGCGCGATCACCGGGTCCATTTTACCGTTGATACGTATGCAACGATAACCGGAGCCGCGATTCGGTCGATCTGGGAACCAGTGATCGCGATAACGGTGGCGCAACACCTCCGTTAGCGATGATTTGAACATCTCCAATTGCCGTTCCGACAGCTGACCCGCCTGCAGGCGCAGTAGCTGCACCAAAAAGTCCGCCGCCGACACAATTTCCAGTCTCATGGTCGGTTATGTGACCCAGGGCGAAGGCGTCGATGATGAAAATCGAataaaactctctctctctctctctctctctctcgctctctccccTTCTTTCGCGGTGGGATTAACGGTGCGCGGAAGGGAGTCACACCGATGACGCACTTGATCTTACACGAGCACTGTcgatatatacgtatatatatgtatatatatataatctttttctctcCGTCGCTGCCACTGGCGACCCAAGGCTCCGAAAGCCAAAGCCGCTCCACGTCGTTTTGCACTTATTGAATGCAATAGAAGATACGCTCGTGTCACGGGTCACGGCGCGGCGATGAGTAGGCTCGACGGCGCTGATGCCGAAAGAAGCGCACGGTACCAGTCACAAAATGGCGTCGTCGCCACGTCGCTGCGTAGCACTCTACAGCGCTCGTCGCACGTCGTCGACCCTCCAGCGCGATGGGCTAACCGCCGGAGCGTCCCTCGAGGATCCTCACCGATGAGGATGTAACCCGGCGCACAGCTGCAGATGTACGCGGGGGATCGATCTCTCGGGCGAGCGTCGGCGCGTCGTTTCTCAGCGCTCGCCTCCCTGGCTCCGAATTCACCTCGTCGACTCGTCCTCGTGACGAGTTCCTTACTCCGTTCGCGGATGGACGGCGCGTTTGCCGTCGCGCTTCGTTTCACCGGATCGATTCGTCCGATCCGGAACCTACGGTCCGATTTACGATGGGTCGAGTTGGAGCTGATCTCTATAGCCAATTGGGGGTGTGTTTTCCGAATcttctacacacacacacacacacgcacactctgtgtctctctctctctctctcttttcgtgTCGTTG
The DNA window shown above is from Solenopsis invicta isolate M01_SB chromosome 10, UNIL_Sinv_3.0, whole genome shotgun sequence and carries:
- the LOC105197675 gene encoding protein BTG2, whose protein sequence is MRLEIVSAADFLVQLLRLQAGQLSERQLEMFKSSLTEVLRHRYRDHWFPDRPNRGSGYRCIRINGKMDPVIAQAGANVGLLPTVLHSLFPSELTMWIDPSEVSYRIGENGSICVLYERTEVENTEEISQQQHQQQHQHQHQHQHQHHHTQQHQSTPTMPPPPLQQQQQQFESCKDSLLLEHTQFSEQIAAYVSS